A stretch of DNA from Acidicapsa acidisoli:
AATGTCGATGGTGCCTAGAATTGCCCCGTCTTTGTCGTCAAGAACAGTAATATTCGGTTCCGCATGGCTGAGGACATAGAAGCGGTGATTGTACGCGTCGTTGAGGTAGCCGTCCGGATTGCCCTGCACGTCGATCTTCTTCAGAATTGCAAAGGTCTTCGAATCGAACATTGTCACTGGCTTTGAGGTTGCAAATCCGTGGCCCGTCGCGGTATCGACCGCTCCACCATGCGCACTCACGCCCGGGATGTCTCCAACCTGAGCCAGCGTGTCCAGATTGAAGACGCCGATGTGACCGGACGGTCCAGACCGGGCAACGTACAGATTGCGCCCGTCTGGATCGGCAGTCACGTAGTCGAAACCGCCGCCACCGCCGACCAGTTGGATCTTGAGCACCTTATATGCGCCATTGTCTTGGGCCTGTGCCAGGGCCGCAAACGGAAGGAGAGCGGTGAGTATCGCGACGACGAGCGGCTTGCAAGGCATGACAATTGCTCCAATCATGGTATCCCGATGGGCTGGGAATATTTGAATCGAGGATGGTCTTACGATCCCAGTGCAAATCGAGCATACACGCTCTTACGTCTTAGCCGAATACGATGCGGTTCCAGCCTGGACTACGTTCATCAGTGGCTCACCCTGGAGTAGCCGTCGAATCTGGCCGGCAGCGATCTGGATGGCGCGAGGGCTGAACTGCGGTGTTGAACCGGCGACGTGCGGTGTAATGAACAGGTTGGGGGCTCTCCACAGCGGGTGGTCGGGAGGCAGCGGTTCAGGATCGGTGACGTCGAGCGCGGCGCGGATACGGCGCATGTTGAGGGCCTCGATCAGCGCGTCGGTCTGGACGATCGGGCCGCGGGCGGCATTTACCAGTAAAGCACCCTGGGGCATGAGTTCCAGTTGCCTCGCTCCGATCAGGCCATGCGACTCAGGGGTGTGGGGCAGGATCAGGACCACGATCTCAGCATTTGGCAAGAGCTGGTCGAGTTGTTGAATCGCTTCGACCCTATGGCCCTCCGAAGTGGTACGCGCACTGCGGGCCGCGCGGGTGATCTGCACGCCAAAGGGCGTCAGGTATTTTTCGATGGTTTTGCCGATGTCGCCATATCCGACAATCAAGACCCGTTTCCCACTCAACTCTTCCTGCAGGATCGCAGGATACTGCG
This window harbors:
- a CDS encoding 2-hydroxyacid dehydrogenase — its product is MLRVGYPASLPVELIKEFPTGIELIPIPSNPEGEITIDFWIPPPAPVPGQKVWPHLRGVSIAQSMMAGTEWLTQLVGPSVTVCNAQGAHSISTAEWTLAAILAMLKYFPLYRDLQRTSDWRGRSKASKDYAEIHGDQRPQYPAILQEELSGKRVLIVGYGDIGKTIEKYLTPFGVQITRAARSARTTSEGHRVEAIQQLDQLLPNAEIVVLILPHTPESHGLIGARQLELMPQGALLVNAARGPIVQTDALIEALNMRRIRAALDVTDPEPLPPDHPLWRAPNLFITPHVAGSTPQFSPRAIQIAAGQIRRLLQGEPLMNVVQAGTASYSAKT